The Carnobacterium divergens genome includes a window with the following:
- a CDS encoding DivIVA domain-containing protein, protein MVLTPLDIHNKEFPVKMRGYDQDEVNDYLDQIIKDYEMVLKEKRELEKQLKFSEEKVEHFNNLQDALNKSIIVAQEAADRVKENANKESKIIMMDAEKNADRLLDEAVTKARKISIETDGLKKQSRVFKQRLQLMIESQLEMVRNKEWDELLQTTPGETLEIPTLKEVLADLPKAIEETEEVAIQEPIDVADIKKFDDVDTSVAEESPEDLNYRVEGTLEAIELPEEK, encoded by the coding sequence ATGGTGTTAACTCCGTTAGATATACATAACAAAGAGTTCCCTGTCAAGATGCGTGGATATGACCAAGATGAGGTCAATGATTATTTAGATCAAATCATTAAAGATTATGAAATGGTGCTAAAAGAGAAACGTGAATTAGAGAAACAATTAAAATTCAGCGAAGAAAAAGTTGAACATTTCAATAACTTGCAAGATGCTTTAAATAAATCGATTATTGTAGCTCAAGAAGCAGCAGATCGCGTAAAAGAAAATGCAAATAAAGAATCTAAAATTATTATGATGGATGCTGAAAAAAATGCAGATCGTTTACTAGACGAAGCCGTTACAAAAGCACGCAAAATCAGCATTGAAACAGATGGCTTGAAAAAACAAAGTCGTGTGTTTAAACAACGTCTACAATTAATGATCGAATCACAATTAGAAATGGTACGCAACAAGGAATGGGATGAGTTGTTACAAACAACACCAGGAGAAACCTTGGAAATTCCAACCTTAAAAGAAGTTTTAGCAGATTTACCAAAAGCAATTGAAGAAACGGAAGAAGTAGCAATCCAAGAACCAATTGATGTCGCAGATATTAAAAAATTTGATGATGTTGATACAAGTGTAGCAGAAGAATCGCCAGAAGATTTAAACTACCGAGTAGAAGGTACACTGGAAGCTATTGAATTGCCAGAAGAAAAATAA